In Mugil cephalus isolate CIBA_MC_2020 chromosome 20, CIBA_Mcephalus_1.1, whole genome shotgun sequence, the following are encoded in one genomic region:
- the LOC124997996 gene encoding tetraspanin-10: protein MKRYLVMRRIAWPWSRKDSTQNESTPLLPKTESAKRDIDEEEAGQLSIEFQAGTNNGQDSPALARIQHYYSYSLMDYVLKYLLIICNLVFTVLGLMVLGVGMWGLINKESFAQEKIASIGTDPMLILVTLGLLLTMLCLSGCVGALRENCFLLKLFSATVLVLITTQVLLTIIAYSLQEQVEGFLRSSMLIAMARYQDDLDLRFIVDEIQSNLQCCGAENYRDWENNIYYNCSAPGVLACGVPATCCVDPLENGTVWNSQCGVGAQALDEFTAQSVIFLGGCLGGISRWIVQHEGLIGTVAIVVLGVQILTLLITTRLLERIHWHKVYIMKS, encoded by the exons ATGAAAAGATATTTGGTAATGAGAAGGATTGCTTGGCCATGGTCGAGGAAAGACAGTACCCAGAATGAGTCCACTCCACTTTTGCCAAAA ACAGAATCTGCAAAAAGGGATATTGACGAGGAGGAGGCTGGCCAACTATCTATTGAATTTCAAGCAGGCACAAACAATGGACAGGACAGTCCGGCACTCGCAAGGATCCAACACTATTACAGTTATTCTTTAATGGACTACGTCCTAAAATATTTACTAATAATCTGCAATCTGGTGTTTACAGTCCTGGGCCTGATGGTTCTTGGTGTTGGTATGTGGGGCCTCATCAACAAAGAATCATTTGCTCAGGAGAAAATTGCGAGTATTGGCACTGATCCAATGCTGATACTTGTGACTTTAGGCCTCCTGCTAACCATGCTCTGCCTATCAGGCTGTGTAGGTGCCTTAAGAGAAAATTGCTTCTTACTGAAGCTGTTCTCAGCCACAGTGCTGGTGCTCATCACAACTCAGGTGCTGCTCACCATTATTGCCTATAGTCTACAAGAACAGGTAGAAGGATTTCTGCGGTCGAGTATGTTAATTGCCATGGCACGCTACCAAGATGATCTGGACCTAAGATTCATTGTAGATGAGATTCAGTCAAATCTGCAGTGCTGTGGGGCAGAGAATTACCGCGACTGGGAGAACAACAT ATATTACAACTGCTCAGCTCCAGGAGTGCTGGCCTGTGGTGTCCCTGCAACGTGTTGTGTGGACCCTTTAGAGAATGGCACAGTGTGGAACTCTCAGTGTGGTGTAGGAGCCCAGGCGCTAGATGAGTTTACTGCTCAGAGTGTGATCTTCCTGGGCGGCTGTCTGGGGGGAATCTCTCGGTGGATCGTGCAGCACGAGGGCCTCATAGGGACAGTTGCAATTGTCGTTCTCGGGGTCCAGATTCTTACTCTGTTAATCACTACACGATTGTTGGAAAGAATCCATTGGCATAAAGTTTACATAATGAAGTCATGA
- the si:dkey-282h22.5 gene encoding uncharacterized protein si:dkey-282h22.5 isoform X1, producing the protein MEMKSFLALLYVISACGAQKWKQDTSAEHTNGKTCSNLTQVLDNWKFAILAQVKDLLINDHGSVLPEYNRIQPLSNALGDLYQQFNSLKDELGKLTSKFDGMEGFVDDLKDGRFTPPQRQIQKLPPRFGLRSPLQAQIRAPERKIIPAPALIRARRRGSQRP; encoded by the exons ATGGAGATGAAGAGTTTTCTAGCCCTGCTCTACGTAATTTCAGCATGTGGAGCTCAGAAATGGAAACAAGATACATCAG CAGAACACACCAACGGCAAGACTTGCTCCAACCTGACTCAGGTACTGGACAACTGGAAATTTGCTATTCTAGCCCAGGTGAAGGACCTGCTGATCAACGACCACGGGTCTGTTCTCCCTGAATACAACAG GATCCAGCCTCTTTCAAATGCTCTGGGAGATCTCTACCAGCAGTTTAATTCGCTAAAAGACGAGCTGGGGAAGTTGACCTCAAAGTTTGATGGAATGGAAGGTTTTGTGGACGATCTCAAGGATGGCAGATTCACCCCACCTCAGCGCCAAATACAGAAGCTCCCACCAAGGTTTGGTCTGAGGTCTCCACTGCAAGCACAGATAAGAGCTCCTGAAAGAAAGATTATCCCTGCACCTGCACTGATCAGAGCGAGGAGGAGAGGTTCACAGAGACCTTAG
- the LOC124998097 gene encoding retinal cone rhodopsin-sensitive cGMP 3',5'-cyclic phosphodiesterase subunit gamma-like: MNVDVAKPGAKTGIIGPLLAVGPGSPPKAVRKFKQRNTRQFKSKPPKRGVIGFGEEIPGMEGLGTDITVICPWEAYSHLELHELAQYGII; the protein is encoded by the exons ATGAATGTGGATGTGGCCAAACCTGGAGCAAAGACTGGCATCATAGGTCCACTCCTAGCCGTTGGCCCTGGCTCCCCACCTAAGGCTGTACGAAAGTTCAAACAGAGAAACACCCGCCAGTTCAAGAGCAAGCCCCCTAAAAGGGGGGTCATTGG CTTTGGAGAGGAGATCCCAGGAATGGAAGGGCTTGGCACTG atATCACAGTAATCTGCCCATGGGAAGCGTACAGCCACCTAGAGCTGCATGAACTAGCTCAGTATGGCATCATCTGA
- the si:dkey-282h22.5 gene encoding uncharacterized protein si:dkey-282h22.5 isoform X2, translating to MEMKSFLALLYVISACGAQKWKQDTSEHTNGKTCSNLTQVLDNWKFAILAQVKDLLINDHGSVLPEYNRIQPLSNALGDLYQQFNSLKDELGKLTSKFDGMEGFVDDLKDGRFTPPQRQIQKLPPRFGLRSPLQAQIRAPERKIIPAPALIRARRRGSQRP from the exons ATGGAGATGAAGAGTTTTCTAGCCCTGCTCTACGTAATTTCAGCATGTGGAGCTCAGAAATGGAAACAAGATACATCAG AACACACCAACGGCAAGACTTGCTCCAACCTGACTCAGGTACTGGACAACTGGAAATTTGCTATTCTAGCCCAGGTGAAGGACCTGCTGATCAACGACCACGGGTCTGTTCTCCCTGAATACAACAG GATCCAGCCTCTTTCAAATGCTCTGGGAGATCTCTACCAGCAGTTTAATTCGCTAAAAGACGAGCTGGGGAAGTTGACCTCAAAGTTTGATGGAATGGAAGGTTTTGTGGACGATCTCAAGGATGGCAGATTCACCCCACCTCAGCGCCAAATACAGAAGCTCCCACCAAGGTTTGGTCTGAGGTCTCCACTGCAAGCACAGATAAGAGCTCCTGAAAGAAAGATTATCCCTGCACCTGCACTGATCAGAGCGAGGAGGAGAGGTTCACAGAGACCTTAG